AGAAGGTGGTAGAAGAGGCACCATCAGCTGTTTTAACTGAAGAAATCAGGCAGCAAATGGGGAAATGTGCCGTAGATGTAGCCCGTTCGGTAAATTATACCGGAGCCGGTACAGTAGAGTTTATTTTAGATGAGCAGCTCAATTTCTTTTTTCTCGAAATGAATACACGCTTACAGGTAGAGCATCCGGTAACCGAGCTGATTACAGGCATAGATCTGGTAAAAGAACAGCTAAAAATAGCCTCAGGCGAAAGACTTAGTTTTAACCAGGAGGATTTAAAAATCAATGGACATGCGATAGAACTTCGCGTTTATGCTGAAGATCCGGCCAATAATTTCCTGCCTGATATTGGCACTTTGCAGACTTACAGCACACCCAAAGGCAATGGGGTAAGGGTTGATGATGGCTTTGAGCAAGGTATGGAAATCCCGATTTATTATGATCCGATGATCGCGAAACTGATCACTTATGGTAAAGATAGGGAAGAAGCTATTGAGCGAATGGTGAGGGCTATTGAAGAATATGATATTACGGGGATAGAAACTACTTTGGGTTTTGGTAAATTTGTCATGCAGCATGAGGCTTTTAAAACAGGTAAATTCGATACGCATTTTGTAGGTAAATACTTTAAGCCCGAAAGTTTAAAGGTACAGGATGAAACGGAAGCCTTAATTGCCGCGGTAATTGCTGCAAAACTGTTTGATAAGAAGGAGGTGAAGTTGGGTGGTGCGGCAGTTAAGAATAGTTCCGATTGGAGAAAAAATAGATTAAAATATTAGAGAATAGATTTAGTGCGATCGTCATTCCCTCCAAAGGAGTTCCTTTGG
The nucleotide sequence above comes from Pedobacter riviphilus. Encoded proteins:
- a CDS encoding biotin carboxylase domain-containing protein encodes the protein MQTYSTPKGNGVRVDDGFEQGMEIPIYYDPMIAKLITYGKDREEAIERMVRAIEEYDITGIETTLGFGKFVMQHEAFKTGKFDTHFVGKYFKPESLKVQDETEALIAAVIAAKLFDKKEVKLGGAAVKNSSDWRKNRLKY